The following nucleotide sequence is from Melioribacteraceae bacterium.
ACAATACAGCGGCTTTTTTAATTTTGCTAGTTGTAGCACTAATGGGTATTGTATCGTTCCAAACTAAATTATCTCGATAAGCAAGCGGGAAGCGTGGAACAGCTTGCAGCATCATATTTAAGTATTTGTCGTTTCCTTCGGTACTGTAAAAATAAAACGTTCCGTCTTTCTTTTCGAAGTAAAGTTTGCCTTTGCCGGAATCGAAATAAAATGTTCCGTCAATTTCCATATCAACTTTTAATTGCAGCTCATCAATCTTTTGATTTTCTTTATAAACTTCGAACTTTATCTCATCATCGAGGACAAACGTCATCAAATTATCATAAGCATTATCAATATGAAGAGGTTCGACGGTTTTATCGAGTGATGGTAAATCATTGGAGTAAAAAATTCCGTCTTCGATATAATTGATAAAACTGAATGGAACGGTGTGTGAACCAACTTTTTCACTTTCTTGAACTTGTATATGAATATGTGGTTGTGGTGAGTAACCGGAATTACCGCATAGCCCGAGCATTGAACTTCTTTCAACCCAATCACCTTCTTTTACTTTAATTGAATCTTCCGCAAAGTGTGATAACTCAACAAAGAAACCACGTTCATCTTTTATAATAACTAAATTTCCCCAGTTGTTTGCTCTATCAACTTTTCCTATCGGCATATCTTTTAAATTGTTTATAACTTTTATTACTCGTCCGCTTACGGGTGAAAGTACGGGTTTTTTGTAGCAATAATAATCTTCCAATAAATCGCCGCTATTTTTGTAACTGTTTCCTTCTTCATCGGTAATGATAAAATCGTAAGCGTATTTCCAGTTGCCTTTATGTGTCCACTTTCCGTCAAAGTCTTGATAGACTGTCCATTTACCAGAAAAAGGAAGCTGTATAAAAGTATCAAACCCGGGATATCGATTTTTATTTGTTAAGTACAAGTCAAGAGTTTCCTCGGGGGTATTTTTTATTATCCACGCAATTTGTGGGTACTTAATTAATCCAAGCAAATAAATAAATGAAAGTGTGATAGCATTAAAGGGAAGAGTAAATGCCGGGATTCCAAAGTTTGACCAAAAAACCAGAACCGAATCGAGTAAAATTGTTGACGTACATACCGCTATGACAGCAAGCAAATAACTTTTTAAAGAAGGAACAAGAAAACACTCCGCCGACAGCGATTGCAATTAAAATAAAATTGAAATGATTGATATCTGCAAATGATTGTTCGAACGAACCGTACATTAATCCGACCACTATACTTCCTGCAAAGTAGCCGACAACAGAAAGTAAAAACATAATCCTCGACATCGCAAGAAATATCAATGCAATTACAATTCCGGAAATAACATCTGTCATAAAAAAGATGGAACCAAAAGAGCGGAAGTAACCTTCAAGCCAATAAGGAAGTGTGATTTCAAGATCATAGATTGTGTGTGGATAAAGTCCCGTTACAAAAAGATTTGAATACTGCGTTGTCGCCAAGTAAGCAATCGAAGAAACAATAACGAAAGGTAAACTTAAAACCGGCATCTTCAAGTAATAAATAAATATGCTGTACATTACAACTGTTACAATAAATGTTAATATACCTGCAATCACCATAAATAAAACTGAGAGCTCATTAAATTTGAAAAGGTAACCGATTGCAAGTCCCGTAAGAAGTGGATTATAAGTGTAAAAGCCTTCGTTTAAAAATTCGTTGCTCATGTTAATGATGCGGGCAAAAATGTATGCAGAGATTACGGCAACAATTCCGCCAAGCGCAACGTAAGGATTGATAAATGTAATCAATAATAACAACGCACCTATCCATTTACTTTTGAAGAAGTAAATTTCGGAGTAGCTTTGCAGCAGTGCTTTTATGTGGTTGTTGAGTTTCATAATTTTTTATTCGATTATGTTGAAGTAAAAATCCTCACTTCACTTCGTTACGCTCGGAATGACACACCACTGTCATTCCGAAGGAGTCGCTTTTTGACGACTGAGGAATCTCACCTTATCTTTTTTTGTAAATTTAGGGTTAGATTCTTCGCTTCACTTCGTTCCGCTCTGAATGACAATGTGCTGTTCTTCCAAATATGTTTAAATAATCTCACTCCCATTCTTCACTTAAATCTTTCCATTCCGGATTGATAGATTCAATTAATTCGATTTTCTTTTTTCTTGACCAACCTTTAATTTGTTTTTCTCTTCTTATTGCATCGTTAATATCATTGTATTCTTCGTAATAAACTAATTTCGTTATGTTGTATTTTGAAGTAAATCCTTTTATTAATTTCTGCTTATGTTCGTAGACTCTGCGATTTAAATCGTTTGTGACACCGGTATATAAGGTTCTTGATTTATTAGTCATTATGTAAAGATAGTATTGCTTAAGCATAATTAACTCGTCAATTATTTCGAGGTGAGATTCCTCACTCCACTTCGTTACGTTCGGAATGACACAAAATTGTCTTTCCGAAGAAGTCACTTTTTGACGACTGAGGAATCTCACTTTATCATTCCTCTGTAAGTATAAAGTGAGATTCTTCGTCACGATATAAAACATCGTAACTCTGAATGACAGACACATTATTCCTTCAACTTCAATCTCTCCGGCAGTTTTTCTCTTCTTGAAATATCACTTAAGTCTTCAGCTTCACGAATTATGTCGAGTTCTTTATTCTCACCGATCAAAACAACGTTCGGGCGATATTCGATAAACTGCATCCATTGAGTAACATTGTACGCGCCGACGGGGGAAAGAATTAATCTCGTTCCTTTTTCCATCGGTGGAAGAAGTGTACCTTCTTCGATTACATCAATGTTCATGCACAACGGACCGTTAACAATTGCCGGTTCGTTTGTGCCGTCAACCTGTCGGTCTGTTTCAATATTATATTTGTACCAGAAG
It contains:
- a CDS encoding urea transporter, giving the protein MKLNNHIKALLQSYSEIYFFKSKWIGALLLLITFINPYVALGGIVAVISAYIFARIINMSNEFLNEGFYTYNPLLTGLAIGYLFKFNELSVLFMVIAGILTFIVTVVMYSIFIYYLKMPVLSLPFVIVSSIAYLATTQYSNLFVTGLYPHTIYDLEITLPYWLEGYFRSFGSIFFMTDVISGIVIALIFLAMSRIMFLLSVVGYFAGSIVVGLMYGSFEQSFADINHFNFILIAIAVGGVFSCSFFKKLFACCHSGMYVNNFTRFGSGFLVKLWNPGIYSSL
- a CDS encoding GIY-YIG nuclease family protein, which codes for MRFLSRQKVTSSERQFCVIPNVTKWSEESHLEIIDELIMLKQYYLYIMTNKSRTLYTGVTNDLNRRVYEHKQKLIKGFTSKYNITKLVYYEEYNDINDAIRREKQIKGWSRKKKIELIESINPEWKDLSEEWE